A genomic stretch from Campylobacter lari subsp. concheus includes:
- a CDS encoding carbonic anhydrase beta codes for MKDLIDGALKFMQEDFKEHAELFESLKNKQNPHTLFIGCADSRVIPNLITNTGPGELFVVRNIGNIVPPYRVGDDFLATTSAIEYAFNSLHIKNIIVCGHSNCGGCAALYANENDLKNMPNVKKWLTLLEPIKNKVLKIAGSDLAMRAWMTEKMNLVNSLQNLLTYPGIEKALNKKEIELHAWYYIIETGEIYEYDFNFENFVLIQERVRKS; via the coding sequence TTGAAAGACTTGATTGATGGTGCTTTAAAATTTATGCAAGAAGATTTCAAAGAGCATGCAGAGCTTTTTGAAAGTTTAAAAAACAAGCAAAATCCTCATACGCTTTTTATAGGTTGTGCTGATTCAAGAGTGATACCCAATTTAATTACTAATACAGGTCCAGGTGAGCTTTTTGTCGTAAGAAATATAGGCAATATCGTTCCGCCTTATAGAGTAGGGGATGATTTTTTAGCAACTACTTCAGCTATTGAATATGCTTTTAATTCTTTACATATAAAAAATATTATAGTTTGTGGTCATAGTAATTGCGGAGGCTGTGCGGCTTTATATGCAAATGAAAATGATTTAAAAAATATGCCTAATGTTAAAAAATGGCTCACCTTGCTTGAGCCTATAAAAAATAAGGTTTTAAAAATTGCAGGTAGTGATTTAGCTATGCGTGCTTGGATGACTGAAAAAATGAATTTGGTAAATTCTTTGCAAAATTTATTAACTTATCCAGGTATAGAAAAAGCTTTAAATAAAAAAGAAATTGAACTCCATGCTTGGTATTACATCATAGAAACAGGTGAAATTTATGAATATGATTTTAATTTTGAAAATTTTGTTTTAATTCAAGAGAGGGTGAGAAAGTCATGA
- a CDS encoding Bax inhibitor-1/YccA family protein, with product MSLYDRDYSNSKTQEFEGYARSDLSIFIKQTYQLFAASLLAATAGAYIGIFALAHLFAQSQATFWILFIVEIGLLFALQWKKREAPLNLILLFAFTFVSGLTLTPLLYSVLALPAGASIIAQAFALTTVSFGALSVFAMNTKRDFTMMGKMLFIALIVIVVASLINLFFQSSLVSLAISGIGAILFSFYILYDTQNIIRGNYETPIEGAVALYLDFINLFISLLNILRSFNSR from the coding sequence ATGAGTCTTTATGATAGAGATTATTCTAACTCTAAAACTCAAGAATTTGAAGGTTATGCTAGAAGTGATTTAAGCATTTTTATAAAACAAACTTATCAGCTTTTTGCTGCTTCATTATTAGCTGCAACAGCGGGTGCTTACATAGGAATTTTTGCCCTAGCACATTTATTTGCACAATCTCAAGCAACTTTTTGGATTTTATTTATCGTTGAAATTGGTTTATTGTTTGCATTACAATGGAAAAAAAGAGAAGCTCCACTTAATTTAATTTTACTTTTTGCCTTTACTTTTGTTTCAGGGCTTACTTTAACACCACTTTTATATTCAGTTTTAGCACTTCCTGCAGGGGCTAGTATCATCGCTCAAGCTTTTGCTTTAACAACAGTATCTTTTGGTGCTTTAAGCGTATTTGCTATGAATACAAAAAGAGATTTTACTATGATGGGAAAAATGCTTTTTATAGCTTTAATTGTTATCGTAGTAGCTTCTTTAATTAATCTATTTTTCCAAAGCTCACTTGTAAGCTTAGCTATTTCTGGTATTGGTGCGATTTTATTTTCTTTTTACATTCTTTATGATACTCAAAACATCATTAGAGGAAATTATGAAACACCAATCGAAGGTGCAGTTGCACTTTATCTTGATTTTATCAACCTTTTCATCTCTCTTCTTAATATTTTAAGAAGCTTTAATAGTAGATAA
- the secG gene encoding preprotein translocase subunit SecG, with protein sequence MTTLLIILQFAIVVIICIAVLLQKSSSIGLGAYSGSNESLFGAKGPAGFLAKFTFVMGVLLIANTIALSYMYNNANSNSLAEKAEQILPKAPETNTTNIPVAPSAPISESNTSK encoded by the coding sequence ATGACTACTCTTTTAATTATTTTGCAATTTGCAATTGTTGTGATTATTTGTATTGCGGTTTTATTACAAAAAAGTTCAAGCATAGGACTTGGAGCCTATAGCGGAAGTAATGAAAGTTTGTTTGGAGCAAAGGGTCCTGCGGGATTTTTAGCTAAATTTACTTTTGTAATGGGTGTTTTGCTTATTGCTAATACAATTGCTCTTAGCTATATGTATAATAATGCTAATTCTAACTCACTTGCTGAAAAAGCAGAACAAATTTTACCAAAAGCACCTGAAACAAACACAACTAACATTCCAGTTGCACCAAGCGCCCCAATTAGCGAAAGCAACACTAGCAAATAA
- the frr gene encoding ribosome recycling factor: MLNEIYTKQKQQSDKSLEALKKDFTTIRTGKVNINILDHIHVDYYGSATPLNQVATVLATDASTISITPWEKSMLKTIESAIAAANIGVNPNNDGESVKLFFPPMTREQREENAKNAKAMGEKAKVAIRNIRKDANDAVKKLEKDKAISEDEAKKAYDEVQKQTDNYTAKVDELVKNKEAELLKV; this comes from the coding sequence ATGCTAAATGAAATTTATACCAAGCAAAAACAACAATCAGATAAAAGCTTAGAGGCTTTAAAAAAAGATTTTACCACCATAAGAACTGGTAAAGTAAATATTAACATACTTGATCATATTCATGTTGATTATTATGGTAGTGCAACCCCACTTAATCAAGTAGCAACAGTTTTAGCAACCGATGCTTCAACTATTAGCATTACTCCTTGGGAAAAATCAATGTTAAAAACTATAGAAAGTGCTATAGCTGCAGCAAACATAGGAGTAAATCCAAATAATGATGGTGAAAGTGTAAAATTATTCTTTCCACCTATGACAAGAGAACAAAGAGAAGAAAATGCTAAAAATGCCAAAGCTATGGGAGAAAAAGCTAAAGTAGCCATTAGAAATATTAGAAAAGACGCAAATGATGCGGTTAAAAAGTTAGAAAAAGATAAAGCAATTTCAGAAGATGAAGCTAAAAAAGCTTATGATGAGGTTCAAAAACAAACTGATAATTACACAGCAAAAGTAGATGAATTAGTTAAAAATAAAGAAGCAGAACTTTTAAAGGTTTGA
- the pyrE gene encoding orotate phosphoribosyltransferase, whose translation MNLEQIYKDCGAYLQGHFLLSSGKHSEFYLQSAKVLENPKLAGELCEELAKVIASFNIEFDSICSPALGGILAGYELARACNKRFIFTERVEGMMNLRRGFEVKKGEKFIVCEDIITTGGSALESAKIIESLGGEVVGFAALANRGFCAVKNLNNPRKENAKLPENLPLFALGNFEFDIYEANACPLCEKGTKAIKPGSRGN comes from the coding sequence ATGAACTTAGAACAAATTTATAAAGATTGTGGGGCATACCTACAAGGGCATTTCTTGCTTAGCTCAGGGAAACACTCTGAGTTTTACCTTCAAAGTGCTAAAGTTTTAGAAAATCCAAAACTAGCAGGTGAGCTTTGCGAAGAGCTTGCAAAAGTTATTGCTAGTTTTAACATTGAATTTGATAGCATTTGTTCTCCTGCTTTGGGTGGAATTTTAGCAGGTTATGAGCTTGCTAGAGCTTGCAACAAACGCTTTATTTTCACTGAGCGCGTAGAAGGAATGATGAATCTTAGACGTGGTTTTGAAGTAAAAAAAGGTGAAAAATTTATCGTTTGCGAAGATATTATTACAACAGGTGGTTCTGCGCTTGAGAGTGCAAAAATCATCGAGAGCTTAGGTGGAGAAGTAGTAGGCTTTGCAGCTTTAGCAAATCGTGGGTTTTGTGCGGTAAAAAATTTAAACAATCCAAGAAAAGAAAATGCAAAACTGCCTGAAAATTTACCACTTTTTGCACTAGGAAATTTCGAATTTGACATTTATGAAGCAAATGCTTGTCCACTTTGTGAAAAAGGCACCAAAGCTATCAAACCTGGTAGTCGTGGAAACTAA
- a CDS encoding RDD family protein, with protein MKTKAKIATRFLRFKAFLIDLFLLYVPILYLFYFTLGSKEAFLNNQFIIFLCPLIFGLLQALFLSKKAQSPGLKAYDLYLIDLKNGQKLNFFRILLRYMIFIVSFGLLIGFLVSFLRKDTLALHDILSQSVIVTKVEK; from the coding sequence ATGAAAACTAAAGCAAAAATAGCTACTCGCTTTTTAAGATTTAAAGCTTTTTTGATTGATCTGTTTTTGCTTTATGTGCCTATTTTGTATTTATTTTATTTTACACTTGGCTCTAAAGAAGCTTTTTTAAACAATCAATTTATAATTTTTTTATGTCCTTTAATTTTTGGGCTTTTACAAGCCTTATTTTTATCAAAAAAAGCTCAAAGTCCTGGGCTTAAAGCTTATGATTTATATTTAATTGATCTTAAAAATGGTCAAAAACTTAATTTTTTTAGAATACTCTTGCGCTATATGATTTTTATCGTAAGTTTTGGTTTATTGATTGGGTTTTTGGTAAGTTTTTTAAGAAAAGATACTTTGGCTTTGCATGATATTTTAAGCCAAAGCGTTATTGTAACAAAGGTAGAAAAATGA
- a CDS encoding aerobic ribonucleoside-diphosphate reductase Ia, B2 protein subunit NrdB: MNRKRIYNPKSNETLNDRKVFNGNPHGILNFTKAKYTWALKLWDLMEANTWFPKEVDTTKDALDYRCNLTVAEKRMYDLVWSQLISMDSFQTNNLADNINPYITAPEINAVLARQAYEEANHSKSYAVMVEAICENTDLIYEMEKHDETLREKNDFISSIYEELAGEVDDNKLLLAMVANQILEGVYFYSGFTAIYALARAGKMLGSAQMIRFIQRDEITHLLLFQNMINSVRKERPDLFSDTNVSKIYDMFKKAGELEIKWGKYITQNQIMGFTDDIIEEYIHYLVDQRLVAINLDKIYNAKHPIKWVDDFSKFNDQKSNFFESKVTNYSKGSLSFDDF; this comes from the coding sequence ATGAATAGAAAAAGAATTTACAATCCAAAATCAAATGAAACTTTAAATGATAGAAAAGTATTTAATGGTAATCCTCATGGTATTTTAAATTTTACTAAAGCAAAATACACTTGGGCTTTAAAGCTTTGGGATTTAATGGAGGCAAATACTTGGTTTCCAAAAGAAGTAGATACAACCAAAGATGCACTTGATTATCGCTGCAATCTAACCGTGGCAGAAAAAAGAATGTATGATTTAGTTTGGTCTCAACTTATCTCAATGGATAGTTTTCAAACAAATAATCTTGCTGACAATATCAATCCTTATATCACAGCACCTGAAATCAATGCTGTTTTAGCAAGACAAGCTTATGAAGAAGCAAATCACTCAAAATCTTATGCAGTAATGGTTGAAGCAATCTGTGAAAATACAGACTTAATTTATGAAATGGAAAAACATGATGAAACTTTAAGAGAAAAAAATGATTTCATTTCAAGCATTTATGAAGAATTAGCTGGTGAAGTAGATGATAATAAACTCTTACTTGCAATGGTAGCAAATCAAATCTTAGAAGGGGTGTATTTTTACAGTGGTTTTACTGCTATTTATGCTTTAGCACGCGCAGGGAAAATGCTAGGATCAGCACAAATGATACGCTTTATACAAAGAGATGAGATTACACATTTGCTATTATTTCAAAATATGATTAATTCTGTGCGCAAAGAAAGACCCGATTTGTTTAGTGATACCAATGTAAGTAAAATCTATGATATGTTTAAAAAAGCAGGTGAACTTGAAATTAAATGGGGTAAATACATCACTCAAAATCAAATCATGGGCTTTACAGATGATATTATAGAAGAATACATTCATTATCTTGTTGATCAAAGACTAGTTGCTATCAATCTTGATAAAATATACAATGCAAAACATCCTATTAAATGGGTGGATGATTTTTCTAAATTTAATGATCAAAAGAGTAATTTCTTTGAAAGCAAGGTTACAAATTACTCCAAAGGAAGCTTAAGTTTTGATGACTTCTAA
- the dba gene encoding disulfide bond formation protein Dba translates to MEFLELLLIFIAIVLMIVKPEKEKLAFSILVISWAIMVFDYLGRKSGAILGLMNL, encoded by the coding sequence ATGGAGTTTTTAGAACTTTTGTTAATCTTTATCGCCATAGTCCTCATGATAGTTAAACCAGAAAAAGAAAAATTAGCTTTTTCTATACTTGTAATTTCATGGGCTATTATGGTATTTGACTATTTAGGTCGTAAATCAGGCGCAATCTTAGGCCTAATGAATCTATAA
- the dsbI gene encoding disulfide bond formation protein DsbI, whose translation MCDINKTKFFYFLMCLAGFLVILLPVGIANLIFGYMLGDSPCTSCWGQRESMIFIGVAALFVVRYGMKGKFLAFLLIATAFGLWQSFNHISGHAHRDLDQGFGLPIFGLHTYFWAEVVFWAVVLLLGVIFTFAPKFGSFEKEMEGASFRKLTKFNLAAMVIVAFIVASNVFQAFVSTGPVPYSGQGDPVRFSLNPKYIIWDDSGWSKSWKSFSFLGKRDVKEPDFAFAPASEKLGVQFDNNISNAPFASIDENLNITNETKIDFPKAINTLDYINGEYVASSKWEVFFLDNNFSTKVDFVLDPYFSATINPIVGIIPYLDNKYILMGSNKTFLRFAQNPNADETLQYADFMKGANNFEGQGKDLGRGRIDTVRAKFHHILSATTDGKYMYTATVPNNKDAKTFVISKISLADRVLSAEFTPKADLKEGKTLGDLYVTSMAFKDGKIYALSKKHNVIAVIDLDKEEVVKTISYPENITNARSLFFKDGKMHILSYQDGSNILYTLD comes from the coding sequence ATGTGTGATATTAACAAAACTAAATTCTTTTACTTTTTAATGTGCTTAGCAGGCTTTTTGGTTATTTTATTGCCTGTTGGAATTGCAAATTTAATCTTTGGCTATATGCTAGGTGATAGCCCTTGTACTTCTTGCTGGGGTCAAAGAGAATCAATGATTTTCATCGGTGTAGCAGCTTTATTTGTTGTACGCTATGGTATGAAAGGTAAATTTTTAGCTTTCCTTTTAATCGCAACAGCTTTTGGTTTATGGCAATCATTTAATCATATAAGTGGCCATGCACACCGTGATCTTGATCAAGGTTTTGGCTTGCCTATTTTTGGTTTACATACTTATTTTTGGGCTGAAGTGGTATTTTGGGCAGTAGTTTTACTACTTGGTGTTATTTTTACCTTTGCTCCAAAATTTGGTTCTTTTGAAAAAGAAATGGAAGGAGCTAGCTTTAGAAAATTAACTAAATTTAATCTAGCTGCTATGGTTATTGTTGCTTTTATCGTAGCTTCAAATGTATTTCAAGCTTTCGTAAGCACTGGTCCTGTTCCATATAGTGGACAAGGCGATCCGGTTCGTTTTAGTTTAAATCCAAAATACATCATTTGGGATGATTCGGGTTGGAGCAAAAGCTGGAAAAGCTTTTCTTTCTTAGGAAAACGCGATGTTAAAGAACCTGACTTTGCTTTTGCGCCTGCTAGTGAAAAACTAGGTGTTCAATTTGATAATAATATTAGCAATGCTCCATTTGCAAGTATTGATGAGAATCTAAATATAACAAACGAAACAAAAATTGATTTTCCTAAAGCTATCAATACGCTTGATTATATCAATGGAGAATATGTTGCAAGTTCAAAATGGGAAGTATTTTTCCTAGATAATAATTTTAGCACTAAAGTTGATTTTGTTTTAGATCCATATTTTTCAGCTACAATCAACCCTATCGTAGGAATTATCCCTTATCTAGATAATAAATATATCTTAATGGGTTCTAATAAAACTTTCTTAAGATTTGCTCAAAATCCTAATGCAGATGAGACTTTACAATATGCTGATTTTATGAAAGGGGCAAATAATTTCGAAGGTCAAGGCAAAGATCTTGGTCGTGGTAGAATTGATACAGTTAGAGCTAAATTCCATCATATCTTAAGCGCAACTACTGATGGAAAATATATGTACACAGCAACCGTTCCAAATAATAAAGACGCTAAAACTTTTGTAATTTCTAAAATTTCTTTAGCAGATAGAGTTCTTTCAGCTGAATTTACTCCTAAAGCTGATCTAAAAGAAGGGAAAACTTTAGGTGATCTTTATGTAACTTCAATGGCATTTAAAGATGGTAAAATTTATGCATTAAGCAAAAAGCATAATGTTATTGCTGTAATTGATCTAGATAAAGAAGAAGTTGTAAAAACCATTTCTTATCCAGAAAATATAACTAATGCAAGAAGCTTATTCTTTAAAGATGGCAAAATGCATATCTTATCTTATCAAGATGGATCAAACATCCTTTATACACTTGATTAA
- a CDS encoding protein-L-isoaspartate(D-aspartate) O-methyltransferase, translating into MHIFEQKQCQTMAEEIRKNTFINEELFEAFCSTPREIFSPLKMHAYRLDALPLMGNQWISSPLTVAKMTMALDFKDADSVLEIGCGSGYQAAILSKLIRRVFTIERIEKLAISAIEKFKKLNYTNIHVKFDDGQNGWKNYAPYDRILLSAYIEHIPNVLFDQLENNGILVAPLLIGNQQFITKFTKKDGEISKEVLDECLFVPIKDGKE; encoded by the coding sequence ATTCATATATTTGAACAAAAACAATGTCAAACCATGGCAGAGGAAATTCGTAAAAATACTTTCATCAATGAAGAATTATTTGAAGCTTTTTGTTCCACTCCAAGAGAAATTTTTTCACCTTTAAAAATGCATGCTTATAGACTTGATGCGCTTCCTTTAATGGGTAACCAATGGATAAGCTCGCCTTTAACCGTAGCCAAAATGACTATGGCACTTGATTTTAAAGATGCTGATAGTGTTTTAGAAATAGGTTGTGGTAGCGGGTATCAAGCTGCAATTTTAAGCAAACTCATTAGAAGAGTTTTTACCATAGAGCGCATTGAAAAACTTGCAATTAGTGCTATAGAAAAATTTAAAAAACTAAACTATACCAATATCCATGTAAAATTTGATGATGGACAAAATGGTTGGAAAAATTATGCACCTTATGATAGAATTTTACTCTCAGCTTATATAGAGCATATTCCAAATGTATTATTTGATCAACTTGAAAACAATGGAATTTTAGTAGCTCCTTTACTCATAGGAAATCAACAATTTATCACTAAATTTACCAAAAAAGATGGCGAGATTAGTAAAGAAGTTTTAGATGAATGTCTTTTTGTGCCCATCAAAGACGGTAAAGAATAA
- a CDS encoding carbonic anhydrase alpha — MSFKKILFGLFTTSMLFAYEQIPQNTSHGNFIDKDKWKNLDKNWIYCESGLNQDFININSKKATSKNHPLEFNYSNDSFGLMNDGYTIKMHFASNGSHIILDNTAYNLSHFHFHSPSKISINKKSYPLEIHFSHVSQKGDITVVVLFLQEGVENPFIKKIIRAFPRKEGDKLYVQGLSANELLPNNLQSFYIFKNKLNKPCNQKITWIVLKDISYASKEQIQIIQNLMGKNENLKIQEINNLEQND; from the coding sequence ATGAGCTTTAAAAAAATACTTTTTGGTTTATTTACCACTAGCATGCTTTTTGCCTACGAGCAAATACCTCAAAATACCTCGCATGGAAATTTTATAGACAAAGATAAATGGAAAAATTTAGATAAAAACTGGATTTATTGTGAAAGTGGATTAAATCAAGATTTTATTAATATAAACAGCAAAAAAGCTACAAGCAAAAATCATCCTTTAGAATTTAACTATTCAAATGACTCTTTTGGTTTAATGAATGATGGTTATACTATAAAAATGCATTTTGCAAGTAATGGAAGCCATATCATACTAGATAATACAGCTTATAATTTATCTCATTTTCACTTTCATAGCCCATCAAAAATTTCTATTAATAAAAAATCTTATCCTTTAGAAATTCATTTTAGCCATGTAAGTCAAAAAGGTGATATAACAGTGGTTGTGCTGTTTTTACAAGAAGGTGTGGAAAATCCTTTTATTAAAAAAATCATCCGTGCTTTTCCTAGAAAAGAAGGCGATAAACTTTATGTTCAAGGCTTAAGCGCCAATGAGTTATTACCAAATAATCTTCAATCTTTTTATATCTTTAAAAATAAACTCAACAAGCCTTGTAATCAAAAAATCACTTGGATAGTTTTAAAAGATATAAGCTATGCCTCTAAAGAGCAAATCCAAATCATACAAAATTTAATGGGAAAAAATGAGAATTTAAAAATACAAGAAATTAATAATCTAGAACAAAATGATTAA
- a CDS encoding poly(A) polymerase — protein sequence MDFEAIRQALNKRLKALQILAFVEALVIFFLAFQFSKDVIIALFFAVLAGVLFFRILGRKLMWGRNELVFKMCEEFLKQNNAKFDKQGFDQKDFEKIAFDFSLKTYHSQNSFVFDDFILYDVKFKDEFGNFFCGILLYSKKLKEDINSSESIFEKVKNKEFSTQRVLKKDDYLLIASLKNPFFADLKISCELNFKLFRANLEKIQVFIHD from the coding sequence ATGGATTTTGAAGCCATAAGACAAGCTTTAAATAAAAGACTCAAAGCTTTGCAAATTTTAGCATTTGTTGAAGCTTTGGTTATATTTTTTCTTGCTTTTCAATTTAGTAAAGACGTGATTATAGCTTTGTTTTTTGCTGTTTTAGCGGGAGTTTTGTTTTTTAGAATTTTAGGAAGAAAGCTTATGTGGGGACGCAATGAGCTTGTGTTTAAAATGTGTGAGGAATTTTTAAAACAAAATAATGCTAAATTTGATAAACAAGGTTTTGATCAAAAAGATTTTGAAAAAATTGCTTTTGATTTTTCTTTAAAAACTTATCATTCTCAAAATTCTTTTGTTTTTGATGATTTTATTCTTTATGATGTGAAATTTAAAGATGAATTTGGGAATTTCTTTTGCGGAATTTTGCTTTATAGCAAGAAATTAAAAGAAGATATTAACTCAAGTGAAAGTATTTTTGAGAAAGTAAAGAATAAAGAATTTTCCACACAAAGAGTTTTAAAAAAAGATGATTATTTACTCATAGCTAGCCTGAAAAATCCTTTTTTTGCTGATTTAAAAATATCTTGTGAGTTAAATTTTAAACTTTTTAGAGCTAATTTAGAAAAAATTCAAGTTTTTATACATGATTAA
- the typA gene encoding translational GTPase TypA, whose product MDNIRNIAVIAHVDHGKTTMVDELLKQSGTFSEREQIAERVMDSNDIEKERGITILSKNTAINYKGTKINIIDTPGHADFGGEVERVLKMVDGVLLLVDAQEGVMPQTKFVVKKALSLGLKPIVVINKIDKPAADPERVINEIFDLFVALEANDEQLDFAVVYAAAKNGYAKLALEDESANMEPLFKTILERVPAPSGSDENPLQLQVFTLGYDNFVGKIGIARIFNGKVKKNQNVMLAKADGSKINGRISKLIGFMGLEKMDIDEAGTGDIVAIAGFEALDVGDSVVDPNNPMPLDPLHIEEPTLSIVFSVNDGPLAGTEGKHVTSNKIAERLEAEMKTNIAMKYESTGEGKFKVSGRGELQITILAENMRREGFEFCMGRPEVIVKVEDGVKTEPFEHLVIDVPDDFTGVVIEKLGKRKAEMKTMTPTGDGQTRLEFEIPARGLIGFRSQFLTDTKGEGVMNHSFLEFRPFSGAVEKRNNGALISMENGVALGYSLFNLQDRGVLFIDPQTKVYTGMIIGEHSRPNDLDVNPIKGKNLTNVRASGSDDAIKLVPPRKLSLERALEWIEEDELVEVTPQNIRVRKRYLDPTQRKRMEKAKS is encoded by the coding sequence TTGGACAATATTAGAAATATAGCTGTTATAGCTCACGTTGACCATGGAAAAACAACAATGGTAGATGAGCTTTTAAAACAATCAGGAACCTTTAGTGAACGCGAGCAAATAGCAGAGCGTGTGATGGATAGTAATGATATAGAAAAAGAAAGAGGTATTACTATACTTTCTAAAAATACTGCTATTAATTATAAAGGCACCAAAATAAATATCATAGACACTCCAGGTCATGCTGATTTTGGCGGTGAGGTTGAGCGTGTGTTAAAAATGGTTGATGGAGTTTTGCTTTTGGTTGATGCGCAAGAAGGTGTTATGCCTCAAACTAAATTTGTGGTAAAAAAAGCTTTATCTTTAGGGCTTAAACCTATTGTTGTTATTAATAAAATCGACAAACCAGCTGCCGATCCTGAAAGAGTAATTAATGAAATTTTTGATCTTTTTGTGGCTTTAGAAGCAAATGATGAACAACTTGATTTTGCTGTAGTTTATGCAGCTGCTAAAAATGGTTACGCAAAACTTGCACTTGAAGATGAAAGTGCTAATATGGAGCCATTGTTTAAGACTATACTTGAGCGCGTACCTGCTCCAAGCGGTAGTGATGAAAACCCTTTACAGCTTCAAGTTTTTACTCTAGGTTATGATAATTTCGTTGGTAAAATAGGAATTGCAAGAATTTTTAATGGTAAAGTAAAGAAAAATCAAAATGTAATGCTTGCTAAGGCAGATGGTTCTAAAATCAATGGAAGAATTTCAAAACTTATTGGTTTTATGGGTCTTGAAAAAATGGACATCGATGAGGCAGGAACAGGTGATATTGTAGCAATTGCAGGTTTTGAAGCTTTAGATGTAGGAGATAGTGTGGTAGACCCAAACAACCCTATGCCGCTTGATCCTTTACATATAGAAGAACCAACTTTAAGCATAGTATTTTCAGTAAACGATGGTCCCTTAGCAGGTACTGAAGGCAAGCATGTAACTTCAAATAAAATCGCAGAACGTCTAGAAGCTGAGATGAAAACTAATATTGCCATGAAATATGAAAGCACAGGCGAGGGTAAATTTAAAGTAAGCGGAAGAGGTGAACTTCAAATAACTATCTTGGCTGAAAATATGCGTAGAGAAGGTTTTGAGTTTTGCATGGGAAGACCTGAAGTTATCGTTAAGGTAGAAGATGGAGTTAAAACAGAACCATTTGAGCATTTAGTAATTGATGTACCTGATGATTTTACTGGGGTTGTGATTGAAAAATTAGGTAAAAGAAAAGCTGAAATGAAAACTATGACACCAACTGGAGATGGTCAAACAAGGCTTGAGTTTGAAATTCCTGCGCGTGGGCTTATAGGATTTAGATCACAATTTTTAACAGATACTAAAGGCGAGGGTGTGATGAACCACAGCTTTTTAGAGTTTCGTCCATTTAGCGGAGCAGTTGAAAAAAGAAATAATGGCGCGTTAATCTCTATGGAAAATGGTGTTGCACTAGGGTATTCTTTATTTAATTTGCAAGATAGAGGGGTATTGTTTATTGATCCTCAAACAAAAGTATATACAGGTATGATTATAGGCGAGCATTCTCGTCCAAATGATTTAGATGTTAATCCTATTAAGGGAAAAAATTTAACTAATGTTAGAGCAAGTGGTAGCGATGATGCAATTAAGCTTGTACCACCTAGAAAATTAAGCCTTGAAAGAGCGTTAGAGTGGATAGAAGAAGATGAGCTTGTAGAGGTTACTCCGCAAAATATTAGAGTTAGAAAAAGATATCTTGATCCTACTCAAAGAAAAAGAATGGAAAAGGCTAAGTCTTAA